One Brachyspira suanatina DNA segment encodes these proteins:
- a CDS encoding ankyrin repeat domain-containing protein — protein sequence MKKLIFILFLFSLYLYAQNNDNNKSKVSEKLIDYVNEGNVKEAENILKKYNDYVNNRNYEGFTLLSLAVIRNNIEMAELLLKYKADVNANVDLGDSVLIGAVDNKNMEMVKLLLSYGADIDYQGFRGRTALFSSLNKGGENKENIEMVKLLIKNKADVNIAYDGDYGNEETPLMYAAMKGYKETVKILIENKADIKKRNIYNANALIYAYMYGHEDIADILLQNGSDSLDKSLKVCNLNKETLLSYDVPLITAAVYSTNEVFLQKLIDNGANVNYKNYDEKTALIEAASYNNINAVKVLIKNNADLNVQNKQGKTALMWACHSGNLEMTKMLLDAGADKSIKRGNYDALYYAREYGKNEEIIRLLTQ from the coding sequence ATGAAAAAGTTAATATTTATTTTATTTTTATTTAGTCTATACTTATACGCTCAAAATAATGATAATAATAAAAGCAAAGTTTCTGAAAAATTAATAGATTATGTTAATGAAGGTAATGTTAAAGAAGCTGAAAATATTCTTAAGAAATATAATGATTATGTAAACAATCGTAATTATGAGGGATTTACATTGTTATCGCTTGCAGTTATACGTAATAATATAGAAATGGCTGAGCTTCTTTTGAAATATAAAGCAGATGTTAATGCTAATGTAGATCTTGGAGATAGCGTATTAATAGGTGCAGTTGATAATAAAAATATGGAAATGGTTAAACTACTTTTAAGTTATGGTGCTGATATTGATTATCAGGGATTTAGAGGAAGGACAGCATTATTTTCTTCTTTAAACAAAGGCGGTGAGAATAAAGAAAATATTGAAATGGTAAAACTCTTAATAAAAAATAAAGCAGATGTTAATATAGCTTATGATGGAGATTATGGAAATGAAGAAACACCTTTAATGTATGCTGCTATGAAAGGCTATAAAGAAACGGTAAAAATATTAATTGAAAATAAAGCTGATATAAAAAAAAGAAATATTTATAATGCAAATGCTTTGATTTATGCTTATATGTATGGACATGAGGATATAGCAGATATTTTGCTTCAAAATGGTTCTGATTCTTTGGATAAAAGTTTGAAAGTTTGTAATCTTAATAAAGAAACTTTGCTTAGTTATGATGTTCCATTAATAACTGCTGCAGTGTATTCTACTAATGAAGTTTTTTTACAAAAGCTTATTGATAATGGTGCAAATGTAAATTATAAAAATTATGATGAAAAAACCGCATTGATAGAAGCAGCTTCTTATAATAATATCAATGCTGTGAAAGTGCTTATTAAAAATAATGCTGATCTTAATGTTCAAAATAAACAGGGCAAAACTGCATTAATGTGGGCTTGTCATAGCGGAAATTTAGAAATGACAAAAATGCTTTTAGATGCTGGTGCTGATAAAAGTATAAAAAGAGGTAATTATGATGCATTGTATTATGCTAGAGAATACGGAAAAAATGAAGAAATAATAAGGCTTCTTACACAATAA
- a CDS encoding NADAR family protein, protein MQNIMPPIWFVNSSYYNKVFINYFNKLSNDDKEEYKKLFEEPIIFKGFYDNNSINKDIFSNNKEQKYSLEKLRKDFNSGKKIDFLFFYGHTNDKKEVTKSSLSQWYIKDFKENDLVFNCMEKYMMYNKALLFDDKDIANEILNNNQPKAIKELGRKVKNFNDELWDKMKYKIVFTGNYYKFSQNTDLRNFLLSTKNKVLVEASPYDKVWGIKMKYDDENIENPFCWKGENLLGFALMEVRDEIKRVYKNYDFVDWSKFLYKD, encoded by the coding sequence ATGCAAAATATAATGCCTCCTATATGGTTTGTAAACAGCAGTTATTATAATAAAGTATTTATAAATTATTTTAATAAACTTTCAAATGATGACAAAGAAGAATATAAAAAACTTTTTGAAGAGCCTATAATATTTAAAGGCTTTTATGATAATAACTCGATAAATAAAGATATATTTTCAAATAATAAAGAACAAAAATATTCTTTAGAAAAACTTAGAAAAGATTTTAATTCCGGAAAGAAAATTGACTTCTTATTTTTCTACGGGCATACTAATGATAAAAAAGAAGTTACTAAATCATCATTGAGTCAATGGTATATTAAAGATTTTAAAGAAAATGATTTGGTATTTAATTGTATGGAAAAATATATGATGTATAATAAGGCATTATTATTTGATGATAAAGATATTGCTAATGAAATTTTGAATAATAATCAGCCGAAAGCTATAAAAGAACTTGGAAGAAAAGTTAAGAATTTCAATGATGAATTGTGGGATAAAATGAAATACAAAATAGTATTTACAGGCAATTATTATAAATTTTCACAAAACACTGATTTAAGAAATTTTTTATTAAGTACAAAAAACAAAGTATTAGTTGAAGCAAGTCCCTATGATAAAGTATGGGGAATAAAAATGAAATATGATGATGAGAATATAGAAAATCCTTTTTGCTGGAAAGGAGAAAATTTATTAGGCTTTGCTTTAATGGAAGTAAGAGATGAAATAAAAAGAGTATATAAAAATTATGATTTTGTAGATTGGAGTAAATTTTTATATAAAGATTAA
- a CDS encoding CapA family protein, producing MIKKIIVALSLILLYSCADNKQEEEKKPQPPQSIKLVFTGDIMTHPTIVEAFQSNDVLIDLKDYFQGDIVFANLEFVVNTNKPPMPYPEFNGSLDYLQYFFNYFNTFSIANNHAYDQGAQAEAETVAELHRNDKLTLGGSTNSPSIAPIITNINNVPLFISAYTMLDNGLSHKTNKNDHFYFMNFFPKQEDLVEKVKSDLALATNNEIKIISLHFGLEYTTAPEEKTKETARALIENGVDIIVGHHPHVPRPVEIYEGTNHSGIIIYSLGNFIANHKGRYPHLDIGTVVSLEINENKEINFSYVPTYYAFFRKNGFEVIMKPIKEDPNINMPTLASNYVYNTYDTNAIKKGYELIHDFYSPLTNESVKTMFADNITNNSIVSNNSLAHN from the coding sequence ATGATAAAAAAAATAATCGTTGCTTTATCTTTAATACTATTATATTCATGTGCTGATAATAAGCAGGAAGAAGAAAAAAAGCCTCAACCTCCTCAAAGTATCAAATTAGTATTCACAGGTGATATAATGACGCATCCTACTATTGTAGAGGCATTTCAAAGCAATGATGTTTTAATAGATTTGAAAGATTATTTTCAAGGTGATATTGTATTTGCAAATTTAGAATTTGTTGTTAATACCAATAAACCTCCTATGCCTTATCCTGAATTTAATGGTTCTTTAGATTATTTACAGTATTTCTTTAATTACTTCAATACTTTTTCAATAGCCAATAACCATGCTTATGATCAGGGAGCTCAAGCTGAAGCTGAAACTGTAGCAGAGCTTCATAGAAATGATAAATTAACTTTAGGAGGTTCAACTAATTCCCCTAGCATAGCACCTATCATAACAAATATTAATAACGTGCCGCTTTTTATATCTGCATATACTATGCTTGACAATGGACTAAGTCATAAAACAAATAAAAATGATCATTTCTATTTTATGAATTTCTTTCCTAAACAGGAAGATCTAGTGGAAAAAGTAAAATCTGATTTAGCACTTGCCACAAACAATGAAATAAAAATAATCTCTCTTCATTTCGGATTAGAATATACAACTGCTCCTGAAGAAAAAACAAAAGAAACTGCGAGAGCTTTGATAGAAAATGGAGTTGACATAATAGTAGGGCATCATCCTCATGTACCAAGACCTGTAGAAATTTATGAAGGAACTAATCATAGCGGTATAATAATATATTCATTAGGAAACTTCATTGCAAATCATAAAGGAAGATATCCTCATCTTGATATAGGTACAGTTGTATCATTAGAGATAAATGAAAACAAAGAGATTAATTTTTCTTATGTACCAACTTATTATGCTTTCTTTAGGAAAAATGGTTTTGAAGTAATAATGAAACCTATAAAAGAAGATCCTAACATTAACATGCCTACTCTAGCAAGCAATTATGTATATAACACTTATGATACTAATGCTATAAAAAAAGGTTATGAACTTATACATGATTTTTATTCGCCTCTTACAAATGAGAGTGTAAAAACTATGTTTGCTGATAACATAACTAATAACAGCATTGTATCTAATAATAGTTTAGCACATAATTAA
- a CDS encoding hemolysin family protein, with amino-acid sequence MEILLVYLFEIFIIIILIMLSALFSGSETAYTSIDDVTLMRLVREKKIKEEDKKYWEKSSSMIPTLLVGNNIVNISASSIITVFAVRLADILPHVSTNVMVTISTATITILIIIFGEILPKVLMRVNAEKVMPYLLYFMKFCHFIFKPITFLMDKVTTFIMNYFVPKKLRNAEKRSALSSMDDITTIIHLGHKEGIIKESTHELLTGVIDFRNKTVEEIMTPRVDMVCIEAETDVNEIIKLTVESGLSRFPVYEETVDHIIGIFHTRALFKEYVKGGGKMNKIKKKAIDYIMLPYFVPETKTISSLFNDMQKKKLQMVITIDEYGGTAGLVTMEDIIEEIMGDIEDESDKREADVIRFKGKRIIINGNAPIEDVNKTLKLELEHEEYQTIAGYVIDMLDHIPETNERFILKGYRVRIMKVEDRRIVEMEFTPLKYTRTNESDNSDMMPDTSDLEKNDLEILNE; translated from the coding sequence ATGGAAATACTACTGGTTTATTTATTTGAAATATTTATAATCATTATTCTTATTATGCTCTCAGCATTATTTTCAGGAAGCGAAACAGCATATACTTCCATTGATGATGTTACCTTAATGCGTTTAGTAAGAGAGAAAAAAATAAAAGAAGAAGATAAAAAGTACTGGGAAAAATCAAGTTCTATGATACCTACCCTATTAGTTGGGAATAACATAGTTAATATATCAGCAAGTTCCATTATAACAGTATTTGCCGTAAGGCTTGCTGACATTCTGCCTCATGTATCAACAAATGTGATGGTTACAATATCAACTGCTACAATAACAATACTTATTATTATATTCGGTGAGATACTTCCTAAAGTACTTATGAGAGTTAATGCTGAAAAAGTAATGCCTTATCTTCTATATTTTATGAAGTTTTGTCATTTTATATTCAAGCCTATAACATTTTTGATGGATAAAGTAACAACTTTCATAATGAATTATTTTGTGCCTAAAAAATTGAGGAATGCTGAAAAAAGAAGTGCATTATCAAGTATGGACGATATAACAACAATAATACATTTGGGACATAAAGAAGGTATAATTAAAGAATCTACTCATGAACTTCTTACAGGTGTAATAGATTTCAGAAATAAAACTGTAGAAGAAATAATGACTCCTCGTGTTGATATGGTATGTATAGAAGCTGAAACAGATGTTAATGAAATTATAAAACTTACTGTAGAATCAGGGCTTTCAAGATTTCCTGTTTATGAGGAAACTGTTGATCATATAATAGGGATTTTTCATACTAGGGCTTTATTTAAAGAGTATGTTAAAGGCGGCGGAAAAATGAACAAAATCAAAAAGAAAGCCATTGATTATATAATGCTGCCATACTTCGTACCTGAAACTAAGACTATAAGCAGTTTATTTAATGATATGCAAAAGAAAAAACTTCAAATGGTAATTACTATTGATGAATATGGCGGAACTGCCGGACTTGTTACTATGGAAGATATAATAGAAGAAATAATGGGAGACATAGAAGATGAAAGTGATAAAAGAGAAGCTGATGTAATAAGATTCAAAGGAAAAAGAATTATAATAAATGGAAATGCTCCTATAGAAGATGTTAATAAAACTTTAAAATTAGAATTAGAGCATGAAGAATATCAGACTATAGCGGGATATGTAATCGATATGCTTGATCATATACCTGAAACAAATGAGCGTTTTATACTTAAAGGCTACAGAGTAAGGATAATGAAAGTTGAAGATAGAAGAATAGTTGAGATGGAATTCACTCCTTTAAAATATACAAGAACAAATGAAAGTGATAATTCTGATATGATGCCAGATACATCTGATTTGGAAAAAAATGATTTAGAAATTTTAAATGAATAA
- a CDS encoding peptidoglycan recognition protein family protein, translated as MIKNIIYISIIISLLLSCTNTVNNNIVQTNDIVLKPDISDKYKITPNALRLQLLSEYTQTHYGSRLIYLDNPQIIVVHSTETPNLSIAVNIFKNDTLIGRPDIEAGGEVNVGTHFLVDFDGTIYANTPIEYIARHTVGFNYTSISIENIGYADKLTKEQLEANVKLINYIKSKYKSIKYIIAHYEYKDKTLPHYSLYKELNTKYINPGKRDPGTNFMQELRKRI; from the coding sequence ATGATAAAAAACATTATTTATATATCAATTATAATATCTTTATTATTATCATGTACTAATACAGTAAATAACAATATTGTACAAACTAATGATATAGTATTAAAGCCAGATATAAGCGATAAATACAAAATCACTCCTAATGCTCTTAGATTACAATTATTATCTGAATATACACAAACACATTATGGAAGCAGACTAATATATTTGGATAATCCTCAAATAATAGTTGTTCATTCTACAGAAACCCCTAATCTCAGTATAGCTGTAAATATATTTAAAAACGACACTTTGATAGGCAGACCTGATATAGAAGCAGGTGGAGAAGTAAATGTAGGAACTCATTTCTTAGTTGATTTTGATGGCACTATATATGCAAATACTCCTATTGAATATATAGCAAGGCATACTGTAGGATTTAATTATACGTCTATAAGTATAGAGAATATAGGATATGCTGATAAATTAACAAAAGAACAGTTGGAAGCTAATGTTAAATTAATAAATTATATAAAAAGCAAATATAAAAGCATAAAATACATAATAGCACATTATGAATATAAAGATAAAACTCTGCCTCATTACTCTCTATATAAAGAATTAAATACTAAATATATAAATCCTGGTAAAAGAGATCCAGGTACTAATTTTATGCAGGAATTAAGAAAAAGAATTTAA
- a CDS encoding chemotaxis protein CheX: MATTPIKFMDVRFINPFIVSLVSIFKEMAGLTMEKGTLVKGQGRKLFSGYGVAIGIVGDVNGQVLYEFPENFSQLLTENLTDKKRGEYDSEDDFEDMMRSVINEMGNTISGLAITKLAEEGISCDITPPILYFGKEIQIIPKNLQTIIIPFQSSLGFVSVNIAMDA; the protein is encoded by the coding sequence ATGGCTACAACACCTATAAAATTTATGGACGTTAGATTCATCAATCCATTTATTGTATCTTTAGTATCAATATTCAAAGAGATGGCTGGTCTTACAATGGAAAAAGGTACTTTAGTTAAAGGACAAGGCCGTAAACTTTTCTCTGGATATGGTGTTGCTATAGGAATTGTCGGCGATGTTAATGGACAAGTGCTTTATGAATTTCCTGAAAATTTCTCTCAGCTTCTTACTGAAAATCTTACAGATAAAAAACGCGGAGAGTATGATTCTGAAGATGATTTTGAAGATATGATGAGAAGTGTTATCAATGAAATGGGAAACACTATAAGCGGTCTTGCAATTACTAAATTAGCTGAAGAAGGTATAAGCTGCGATATCACTCCTCCTATACTTTATTTTGGAAAAGAAATACAAATAATTCCTAAAAATTTACAAACTATAATTATTCCTTTCCAATCATCACTTGGATTTGTCAGTGTTAATATTGCTATGGATGCATAA
- the dnaE gene encoding DNA polymerase III subunit alpha yields the protein MSFVHLHVHTQYSILDGAARIKSLYSKKDKTKRLIPGLIDRAKELGMPGIAMTDHGNMFGAMEFFSEAKDKGIIPIIGCEVYVAPKTRFDKKIENSEEKSAMHLVLLAKDKEGYNNLCKLVTFGYTEGFYYRPRVDHELIEKYNKGLICLSACMGGEIPIAIRKKDYKQASKLAEYYKSIFGEDFYIELQDHNIPEEKSLNSALYKLANHHNIELVVTNDVHYVSKEDAKAHEILLAIQTKATLDSPRRYKFPSNEFHLKTEEEMMKSFAKLPKAFENTVKIAEQCKDLNIMTKTYYMPNYELPNGETETSALRNMCIDGLNKYYNNNIPKEAMDRLEMELGVIGKMGFEGYFLVVQDFINYARNHDVAVGPGRGSAAGSIVAFATGITKVNPLDYDLLFERFLNPERKSMPDIDVDFQDDKREVIIDYVKEKYGKDNVSQIATFGALGGRSVIRDVCRVMGIDLATADRLAKSIPDDVKRVVDIYEHPDCAALVKEIEGNRELKNMYEISTRLDGLVRNVGLHAAGVIISSHPIADLAPVYQDSKTGTRACQYEMTYVESAGLIKMDFLGIKNLRLIKDAIKDIKDRYGIEIDIDKIPLDDEAVYEIFRKADTGGVFQFESPGMRQMLINIQPTGFDDLVSSVALYRPGPLNSGMDKDYADRKNKRKEIVYKHPDLEPILKESQGVLIYQEQIMAISRVIGGFTAAEADDLRKAMGKKIVEKMNSMEEKFIKGGLERGYDKELLTYLFDTMKGFAEYGFNKSHSVCYALIAYQEAYIKAHYPMEYYVALLNTVIADTDKISLYLNEIKQKNIEIVTASVFESDALFSQKDGKIVYALHAVKGVGLHAALAIQEEREKNGQFKNLEDFVKRVDVHLVNRKVYETLIKCGAFSEFGHTESALLSSLDAILAHASNYQKETLSGQTMLFDSMSEDDSGSASLVIEKQVEYASNILMENEKEVLGFSLRYHPFARYITKIDYKYFHNTLDIDNLKDKDEFLLPCVVMAVIETTTKKNTPMITLKVMDIFTEYVFYITANSQIEKYKDMLEEQAGILIKGRRDKNRFSEKIYNNIVDIKLLDSFLKDKNLKLKEVKRDNIKRENNSESTPENRQVHVNKNDAPFKNTSNKENDIKRSDNVVSNAPFTSRPNNSIAVKHNNSGKKQLALYMNKNIFDDMDLLCLQNAISSNPGDYTIFLKLKSESGMEIFKIGEDYKVDPNPRFLNEAKSALRSLIEIEYA from the coding sequence ATGTCATTTGTTCATTTACATGTACATACACAATATTCAATACTTGACGGAGCTGCCCGTATTAAGTCTTTATATTCTAAAAAGGATAAGACTAAAAGACTTATACCGGGATTAATAGATAGAGCTAAAGAATTAGGCATGCCAGGCATAGCTATGACAGATCATGGCAATATGTTTGGTGCTATGGAATTTTTCTCTGAAGCAAAAGATAAAGGTATTATACCTATTATCGGATGTGAAGTATATGTTGCCCCTAAAACAAGATTCGATAAAAAGATAGAAAACTCTGAAGAAAAAAGTGCTATGCATTTAGTTCTTCTTGCTAAAGATAAAGAAGGCTATAATAATCTATGTAAATTAGTTACTTTCGGATATACTGAAGGTTTCTATTATAGACCTAGAGTAGATCATGAATTAATAGAAAAATATAATAAAGGTCTTATTTGTTTATCAGCATGTATGGGCGGAGAGATTCCTATTGCTATAAGAAAAAAAGATTATAAACAGGCTTCAAAATTAGCTGAATATTATAAATCTATTTTCGGAGAAGATTTTTATATAGAACTTCAGGATCATAATATACCTGAAGAGAAATCTTTAAATAGTGCATTATATAAACTTGCTAATCATCATAATATAGAGTTAGTTGTTACAAATGATGTGCATTATGTATCAAAAGAAGATGCTAAAGCTCATGAAATACTTTTAGCAATACAAACTAAAGCTACTTTGGATTCTCCAAGAAGATATAAATTCCCAAGCAATGAATTCCATCTAAAAACAGAAGAAGAGATGATGAAGTCATTTGCTAAACTTCCTAAAGCATTTGAAAATACTGTGAAGATAGCAGAACAATGCAAAGATTTAAATATAATGACTAAGACTTATTATATGCCTAATTATGAGCTTCCTAATGGTGAGACAGAAACATCAGCATTAAGAAATATGTGTATAGATGGGCTTAATAAATATTATAATAATAATATTCCAAAAGAGGCTATGGATAGACTTGAAATGGAATTAGGTGTTATAGGAAAGATGGGATTTGAAGGATATTTCCTTGTAGTTCAGGATTTCATTAACTATGCAAGAAATCATGATGTTGCAGTAGGACCTGGAAGGGGAAGTGCTGCTGGTTCAATAGTTGCATTTGCTACTGGAATTACAAAAGTTAATCCTCTTGATTATGATTTGCTTTTTGAAAGATTTTTAAATCCAGAAAGAAAAAGCATGCCCGATATTGACGTTGACTTCCAAGATGATAAGAGGGAAGTTATAATAGATTATGTAAAAGAAAAATATGGTAAAGATAATGTTTCTCAAATAGCCACTTTCGGAGCTTTGGGAGGACGCTCTGTTATAAGAGATGTTTGCCGTGTTATGGGTATAGATTTAGCCACTGCTGACAGACTTGCTAAAAGCATACCTGATGATGTTAAAAGAGTTGTAGATATATATGAACATCCTGATTGTGCTGCTTTAGTTAAAGAAATAGAAGGCAACAGAGAATTAAAAAACATGTATGAAATATCTACAAGACTTGACGGTTTAGTAAGGAATGTAGGCTTACATGCTGCTGGTGTTATTATATCATCTCATCCTATAGCTGATTTAGCCCCAGTTTATCAGGATTCTAAAACAGGTACTAGAGCTTGTCAGTATGAAATGACTTATGTTGAAAGTGCTGGACTTATAAAAATGGACTTTTTGGGTATTAAGAACTTAAGACTCATAAAAGATGCTATAAAAGATATAAAAGATAGATATGGTATTGAAATAGATATAGATAAAATTCCTTTAGATGATGAAGCTGTTTATGAGATATTTAGAAAAGCTGATACAGGCGGGGTTTTCCAGTTTGAAAGTCCTGGTATGCGTCAAATGCTTATAAATATTCAGCCTACAGGTTTTGATGACTTAGTATCAAGTGTAGCATTGTATCGTCCTGGTCCTTTAAACTCTGGAATGGATAAAGACTATGCAGACAGAAAAAATAAGAGAAAAGAAATAGTATATAAGCACCCTGATTTAGAGCCTATACTTAAAGAAAGTCAGGGAGTATTAATATATCAAGAGCAGATTATGGCTATAAGCCGAGTTATAGGCGGATTTACTGCTGCAGAAGCAGATGATTTAAGAAAGGCTATGGGTAAAAAAATCGTAGAGAAAATGAACTCTATGGAAGAGAAATTTATTAAAGGCGGACTTGAAAGAGGTTATGATAAAGAGTTATTAACTTATTTATTTGATACAATGAAAGGTTTCGCTGAATATGGATTCAACAAATCTCACTCTGTTTGCTATGCATTAATAGCCTATCAAGAAGCTTATATTAAGGCCCATTATCCTATGGAATATTATGTGGCTTTACTCAATACTGTTATAGCTGATACTGATAAAATTTCTCTATATCTTAATGAAATTAAACAGAAAAATATAGAGATAGTTACAGCAAGCGTATTTGAAAGTGATGCTTTATTCTCTCAAAAAGATGGTAAGATAGTTTATGCTTTACATGCCGTTAAAGGTGTAGGTCTTCATGCTGCTTTGGCTATTCAGGAAGAGAGAGAAAAAAACGGACAATTCAAGAATTTAGAAGATTTTGTAAAACGTGTTGATGTTCATTTAGTTAATAGAAAAGTTTATGAAACTCTCATAAAATGCGGTGCTTTTTCTGAATTCGGACATACTGAAAGTGCATTGCTTAGTTCACTTGATGCAATACTTGCTCATGCTTCTAATTATCAAAAGGAAACTTTATCAGGTCAAACTATGTTATTTGATTCTATGTCTGAAGATGACAGCGGAAGTGCTTCTTTGGTGATAGAAAAACAAGTGGAATATGCTTCTAATATTTTAATGGAAAATGAGAAAGAAGTTTTAGGCTTTTCATTAAGATATCATCCTTTTGCTAGATACATTACTAAAATTGATTATAAATATTTCCACAATACTTTAGATATTGATAATCTTAAAGATAAAGATGAGTTTTTACTTCCTTGTGTTGTTATGGCAGTTATTGAAACAACTACAAAGAAAAATACTCCTATGATTACATTAAAAGTTATGGATATATTTACTGAATATGTATTTTATATCACAGCTAATAGTCAGATAGAGAAATATAAAGATATGCTTGAAGAACAAGCTGGAATATTAATAAAAGGACGCAGAGATAAAAATAGATTCTCTGAAAAAATATATAATAATATTGTTGATATAAAATTATTAGATTCTTTCTTAAAAGATAAAAATCTTAAACTCAAAGAAGTAAAAAGAGATAATATAAAAAGAGAGAATAATTCAGAATCAACACCTGAAAATAGACAGGTGCATGTAAATAAGAATGATGCTCCATTTAAAAATACTTCTAATAAAGAGAATGATATTAAAAGATCTGATAATGTTGTTTCTAATGCTCCATTTACAAGCAGACCTAATAACAGCATAGCAGTAAAACATAATAACAGCGGTAAGAAGCAATTAGCATTATATATGAATAAAAATATATTTGA